The DNA sequence GCCCGTGAGGCGTGTGGTACATGCCACCCAGGCTGTGGGCAATGGCATGGACGTAACCGACATAGGCGCGTGTAAAAGCAAATCCTGCAAGGTATGACGCCTTTTGCAGATTTTCTCTTGATTTGATATTGTGCCCGTCGCGGTAAGCGTTCTGGATATTCTCGATGATAAGGCGGCCTGCCAGGATGGCGGCTTCGGCACTTCCGTCAAAGTTGCTATTGCCGATGTAGGCTTCGATGGCGTGTGTGAGTGCATCCATGCCGGTAGTTGCCGTAAGACTTGGGGGCAAGTCGAGCGTAATGTTTGCATCGAGAATCGCAAGGCGCGGAATCAGGACAAAGTCATTGATGGGGTACTTCTCGTGCGTCTGCGGATTCGAAATCACGGCGGCCACAGTCGCTTCGCTTCCTGTCCCCGCCGTTGTCGGGATGGCGACGAGATACGGAATCTTGCGAAGAACGCGGAGCGTCCCTCGCATAAATGAAATCGGAGTCCACGGCCTTGCGATGCGGATTCCAACTCCCTTTGCGCAGTCGATGGCGGATCCTCCGCCAAAAGCAACGAGTCCTTTGCATTTGTTCTTTCGATAAATGCGGGTGGCTTCGTTGATATTGTCGATTGTCGGGTTCGGAATTGTCTTATCGTAAACGGAATACCTGAGTCCCGCTTCTTCCAGGTATTTTTTGATGTTCTGGAAATGCTCTGTCTTGGCGAGGAATTCGTCTGTAACGAGCAGGACATTATCGATGTCGTTTGCCTTGAGGTGCTTGGGGAGTTCTCGTAAGCTCCCAGCTCCGTGAACAATCTGCGGTTCACGCCAGGGCATAAAGTGGATGCCCACGAAGAATGTTTTCTGGAATGCTCGGCAAGCGAATCTGTACAGTAAAGAAGCCATAGAAACCTCCTACATTGATTTTAAAAAGCGCAACGCTTTTTCGGCGAAACTCTGAATTTTGGAATGCAAGTTGCCCGGAACAATTCCGTAAGGCGGATGGAAAAATGTCACCGCGTCAAATCCCTTTTGCTCCATAATATTGCGTTCGTGGCTAAACGTCTTGAATCCGTAAAATCCGTGGTAGTTGCCTGTACCGCTCATGCCCACGCCGCCAAAGGGAACTTCCAGATTCTCGATCTGGATAATGGTATTGTTCACGCAAGTGGATCCTGATGTGGTATGGTTCAAAACATGATTGATGTCGCGTTTGTTTGTACCAAAGATGTACAGGGCGAGTGGCTTTGGCCTACTCTGGATAAATGCAATCGCTTCGTCAAGAGTCTTGTAGGCGATAACCGGCATAATCGGTCCGAAAATTTCGGACTTCATGATTTCCATGTCGGGCGTGACGTTTGTGAGCACGGTGACCGGCGTGTAGCAGTTTTCGATATCGCTTACTCCGCCGACGACTTGGTTCGCCCCTTTGGCAATAGCATCCTTGATAAGGGCCGCGTGACGTTCGGTAGCCCGCTTGTCTACGATGTGTACAAAGTCTTTGCAATCGTGGCGCTTGGCCTCGGTGTCGCCGAATCTGCGTTTGATTTCTTCTGCAAAAGCTTCGGCAAATTCTTGAACTTTGTCTTCTGGGCAAAGAGCGTAATCGGGCGCGATGCAGGTTTGCCCGCCGTTTAGCGTCTTGCCCCAGGCAATTTGCTTGATGTGCTTTTTGACGTTTACGTCGGGGAGTAAAATTGTGGGCGACTTTCCGCCAAGTTCAAGCGTAATGCTGGCGTGGTGCTTGGCTGCCATTTCTGCAATATGGGCGCCGACCTTTGGACTGCCCGTAAAGAACACGTGGTCAAACGGAAGCTCTAGAAGCTTGTCTCCAATTTCGGCCCCTTCGCCTTCGATAAGTGCAATTTCATTTTCTGGGAACAGGTCCTTGAATAGCCGGACTGCAAAAGCACTGACATGAGGTGTCTTGTGCGATGGCTTCGCCATAATGACATTGCCTGCGGCAATTGCCGAAATGATCGGATTTACAAGCAGCAAAAACGGATAGTTCCACGGCACAAAAATGAGGACGCGTCCTTTGGGTTCATAGCGGAGAACGCTTTTGGACGTGGGCAAGAAAAAAACTCGATTTGCTTTTTTATCTCGCATCCATCTTTTTAAATGCTTGATGTTGTAGTCTATTTCTTCAATTGTCGGGAATATTTCGCTAAGCCAAGCTTCGAATCTTGGCTTGTGAAAATCCTGCCAAACAGCTTCGTAAAATTCATTTTGATGCTTTATAACGGCATCGCGGAGCTTTTTCAATTTCTGAATACGCTCTTTTGCTGATGTCTGGGCTATTTCCCAGCGATTTTGCCCTTGCGCTTCGAAAATGCTTTTAAGATTGATCCCATATAATTCATTCATACTCAATAAGATAGAACTTATTGGACAAAATGTTGCATTTTAAGTAATAAAAACAAAGCTTTTTTAATTATATAGGTATATCTTCTTTTGCTTTAATTTTGTAAATTGAAATTATGAGTTCTTTAATCCGTTATAAAGGTAAAACTCCACAGGTTGGTGAAAGAGTATTTTTAGCCGAAGGTGCATGCCTTGTGGGCGATGTTTGCATCGGTGATGATTCGTCGGTGTTCTACAATGCCGTTTTGCGTGGCGATCTGGCTCAAATCAAAGTTGGCAAGAGATCGAATATTCAGGACAATGTGACTGTTCATGTTTCAACGGGTGTTGGCGTGAACATTGGCGACGAAGTGACTGTTGGTCATGGGGCTGTACTCCATGGATGCACGATTGATGACAATGTTCTCGTTGGCATGGGGGCTATTGTCATGGATGGGGCTCATATCAAAAAAAATTGTATTATCGGTGCTGGCGCGCTAGTGACTTCTGCAAAGGAGTTCCCTGAAGGTTCACTTGTGATGGGATCTCCGGCGCATGTCGTTAGGGCGTTGACTACAGATGAAATAAAGAATGTAAAGATTGGCGTAGAACACTACTTGGACGCAAAGGATGAACTTTTAAAAGATGTATAAGTTCTTTTTCCTCATTAATCCGGTGAGTGGAGGTGGACAAGGTAAGGTAATCCATAAGTTTCTTCCTGAAATTATGGAGTCGATGGATTTTAAATCTGACGAGTGGAAGTCGGAATTTACGCGCAAGGATGGCTTGAACGAACAAGTCCTGAAGGCGCTTTCTTCGACGGAAACGCTTGTTGCTGTTGGTGGCGATGGAACGGTTTCTTCGGTGCTTTCCATTATGCTGACCTCGGAAGATGCCGACAGAGTCCAGATTGGGCTTATCCCGCTTGGTACTGGCAACGACCTTGCTCGCGTACTTGGGCTTTACAAGCCTTTTGCGGACAAGGGACTTTTGTATCTGGTGCGCAGGCTCCTGATGGCGAAGGCTAGACCTTTTGATATCTGGACGGTGAATGGCAAGTACGCGCTTGCAAATTATTTCTCGGCGGGTATTGATGCTCGTATTGCTCATGATTTTAACCAAGACCGGGCAATGGGTGTCATTTCTTCGAATTCTGTTATTGCGAACAAGCTGCATTATGTTAAGCGCTTTTTTGCGGATAGGGCATACCATCTGAAAAGTGGATGGCTGTCGATGGTTGAAAATACGCCTGAGCTTGTTGAAAATGTGGATTTGACGGGGCATACGACGGTCATTGTCGGGAACATCCCGAGCTTTGCCAGTGGTGCCAATCCGTTCTTCAAGTCCGACATGGCGGATGGCTATTTGGAAGTCGTCTGTGTGCCGAATATGCTGAATTTCTTGCTTGCAATCGCTGTCGGGAATATTCCTGTTGTTGGCTATATTCTCAAAAAGCACCTGCTCAAGTCGCGCAAGGTTCGTTCGCTGACGCTTGACCTCGCCGATAACGAATACATCCAGCTCGATGGGGAAGATTTGAGTGGCAAGGTGGGGCGTCGCGTTACCATTCAGTTTGCATGTCAAGTTCACATGCTCACGCTAGAGGAATAATGTTTTCAGTTTCTTTATCTGAAGTTTTTGAAACGATGAATCTTAAAATGCCTTCGAATGAGGGCGTTTTAAATTTTAAACTGACTGGATTTTCATCGCTCGATCAGGCGGGGCCGCACGATGTCTCGTTCTGGACGGGCGATGCCAAAACGGAAACAGGACTTGCAGGGAATGCCGGTGGCGTGAGCGCGAGTGCTTTTGCCGGCGTTACGGCGGGCCTCCTTTTTGTGCCGAGTTTATACGAAAAGTATTGCGTGGATGGGCGCTCAGAACTTTTGCCGAATGTGCATTTTGTATGCCCGGTCGAAAATCCATACCATGCAATGGTGACGTTCATGAAGGAATTTGTAGAACGTCGCGAAGTTTTTGAAGAAACGAAAATTGCAGCTTCTGCACAAGTTCATGCTTCGGCGGTTGTTGAAGGCGTGGTGGGCGAGAACGCTATCGTCGGTCCGAATTGCGTGGTGATGAAAGGCGCTACGATTGGCGCTGGCACAATTCTAGAAGCAAATGTGACGGTTTACCCGCGTGTGACGATTGGCGAAGATTGCGTGTTCCAGGCGGGCGTTGTCGTGGGTCCTCGCGGTTTTGGATTTTACGAGTACGAGGGCAAGCGTCGTATGGTGCCGCATTTGGCGGGAGTCCGCATCGGGAACCGCTGTAGCTTTAGCGCAAATGACGTGGTTGCTGCGGGCTTTGTCTCTCCGACGGTGATTGGCGATGATTGCCATTTCGATACGTTCGTACAAGTGGCGCATAATTGCCGCCTTGGAAACAACATCATGATGGCTTCGCAGTCTGGCGTGGCGGGTTCCGTGATTATGGAAGATGACGTGGAATTTGCGGGCGGTGTGCAGTCGGCGGGGCATTTGACGATTGGCAAGGGCGTGAAAGTCGCTGCCAAGGCGGGCGTTACCAAGAGCCTCAAGGCGGGCAAGGTTTACGCTGGCTATCCGGCCGAAGAAATTGACGTCTGGCGCCGTTCCGTCGTGAAACTCCGAATGATGGGAAAGCGGTAGGGTGTGGGGTATGGGGTCGCTAGTAAACTTGCTATGGGGACGCTACGCTTTGGGCTTTAGAAATATTGTTTTATGCCCATAGCCCATAGCTCAAAGGACCGTAAGGTCCGCGCCCATAGCTTAACATGCTCTAAGTTCTAAGTTCTTAACTTTCAAGAGTGCAATATTTTTATAAATTCCCGTTATCTAAATGAAAAAAGATTCTCGTAAAAGCCCGCGTGAGTGGGAATTTAGTTCTGCGTCTTTGTCTTACGGCAAGGCGAACGTTAAAATTGAACTCCAGGAGTACAATCCGCAACTGGAGCCTCGCGTCGAATGGCGCGTGGGCGGTCGTTCTTTTTACAGCACCGATTGCGTGAAGTGCTTCACGGATTTGAAGTTCAGCGTGGCCCGTACTGCAATTTATGAATCGGGCGAAGGCGCTCATGCATTGAAGCTTGCGTCTCCGGAACACCTTGCACCTGTATTCTTGATGTGGCCGTCTCGCCGCTTTGTGGTGGATGTCGCCTGCAACGAAGAAAGTGATAAGGGTTGTGTTGCTGAAGTCCCGCTGATGGATGGCAGTGCGCTCCCGTTCTTTAGCGAATTTCGCAGAAATGTGGGTGCGCCCGAAGAACTCGCTTTTTACGACGTTCCCTTGCACGATGAATGGGACTTGTTCCGCACGGATGTTGATGTTGCACAAGCACAAAAGCCTTACGGTTCCGTGAAAATCACGCCGAGCGAAGCGTTCGAGGTGGAATACATCTTGGAACGAAACGAAAACGGTCGCGTCTTTAAGTCGGCGGCGAATGTTTCCATTTACTCGGCAGAAGACTTGTACAATGTCTTTGTGGCGAGAACTTTTATTTTGAAAAACGAATTTGACGAAGCCCGCAAGGCAGGTTTGCTTGGCGGGGTGGATGAATCCTGTGGGCTCTTGCTCGACAATTCTCCGGAAGCTTCGGCTCCCGCGTTTAGAGTTGCCGATGAACCCGCTCGTCATAAAATCCTCGACCTGTTGGGAGACCTTTGCTTTGCAAAGCCCGCACTCCCGAAAGTTCGTCTGGAAATCATCAACGGTGGTCACTTGAGCCACAGAACAATCTTAGAAAAGGTGTTGCCCTATGCTTTACAATGAAGAACAAGTTCATGCCCTCCTCCCTCAGAAGGCTCCGTTTGCTTTCGTGGACGAAATTCAGGAAATCACCGAAGGTGACCAGCCGTCTATCGTTGCTGTTTGGCACGTGACGGGCAAGGAAAAGTTCTTTGACGGTCACTTCCCGAACAATCCGGTGCTCCCGGGCGTGATCCAGATCGAATCCATGGCTCAGGCCGCAACGCTCTTGACAATGATTGCTAAGAAGGCCGATGTCGAAGGCAAGCGCCCGGCATTCATGGGTGTCGAAAACTGCCGCTTCCGCGCTCCGGTGATTCCGCCGCAGGACTTGACGCTCAAGGCTACGCTCGTGATGGCTCGCCATGGCATCTACAAGTACACTGGCGAAATCTGGCAGGGCGAAACGCTTATCTGCAACGCCTCCTTTAGCGCTGCAATGGTCTAATTAAGGCTGAGTTATGACGCGAGCTGACGATAAATTGAACGTGTTGATTTTAGCGGCTGGGCTTGGCACAAGGCTGAGACCTTTGACGTCGGAAATCCCGAAGCCGTTGGTTCGCATTTATGACAAGAGCATTCTCGAAATCCAAATGGAGCGGGCGAAGTCGCTTGGCGATGTCCGCTTGCACGCGAATGCGCATTACCTGGCTGACCAGATTGTAAGTGAGGGCAAACGCCTTGGCTTTGAAAAAGTTTGGGTCGAAACGCCTGAAATCCTCGGAACTGCTGGCCCCTTGCGCCGGATTTATGCGGCGGGGTATCGCGGTGGTCTCTTGATTATGAATGGCGACGCGTACTGCAATTTTGACTTGGGTGCGTTTGTGCGGAATGCACGAAACCGCTGTGAGGTGGCTCTCCTGGCGGTCGATTTCCCGAAGGTAAACACGTTCCGCGTGGGTGCGGATGGTTGCCTTGCGGGCGTTGCAGGCCGCTTTGGCTCGGAAGAAGGCTTTGCCGCAACGTTCTCTGGAATTTCGTGGTACAGCGATGAAGCTTTGTCTCGGATTCGCGACGGCGAATTCGATATCCGTGAATTCTGGAAGCAAGAGATTGCTGCGGGGTGTGCTCCGTTTGTCGATATGAGTCAACTGCATGCCACGTGGATTGACATGGGTTCGCCCGAAGGTCTTATGGCTGCAGTGGAAGCGCGCTTGGTGGAATGTGGCCGCAACAAGAATGAAGCGGTTGTGGAACCCGGCGTTGTCATTCCTGACGGTGTGAAAATTGCTCATTCTGTGATTTTTAAAGGTGCCGAAATTCAACCTGGCGAGACCATCGAAAACGAAATCCGCGGAAAAGGATTTAAGTGGGTAGTCAGTGGTCAATAGTCATTGGTCAATAGATAGTTTAATTTTAGTGTGTCATCCTGAGCGGAGTGTAACGTAGTCGAAGCATCTAAAGCGAATTGCATTATGCCAAATAGTTATTACACATACATAATGACAAATCAAAGTAATACTACTTTATATATTGGTGTAACGAATAATATTGAACGTCGTGCGTTAGAACATATTGAAGGATTTGGAGCGGCATTTACATCTAAATATAAAATCAATAAACTTGTTTATTTTGAACGATATACAGAAGTTTTGGATGCTATTAAGCGAGAAAAACAATTAAAAGGATGGAAACGAGAAAAAAAGGTAATGCTTATAAATCAGATGAATCCTGAATGGAATAACTTGATGCAGGAATAGAGATCCTTCGACTCCACGCTTAACGCGTTTCGCTCAGGATGACACTGTTGTTTAACCATGCTTTATTGCAATGATGTAGTTCTAACCCCTAAAACCTATAACCTACTACCTAATCATGCGTAAATTTAGAATTGTTTTAGTTGAACCGGAACACCCGCACAATGTGGGGTTTGTCGCACGTGCCATGCATTGCTATGCATTGCCGGAACTTTATATTGTCTATCCGAAGCGCGACAAAGTCTTGGACAAATCTTACCATACGGCGGCCAATAGCCATGACATTCTGGATAACGCAAAGGTTGTCCACAAGTTCGAAGATGCCATTGGCGATTGCTCTTGCGCTGTCGCTTACAGCCGCCGCATTTTTGCAAGTTCCATCAAGCATACGATGGTGCAGAACTTGTCTGACATGCTCCCCGAAGATGGAACGATTGCTCTCGTGTTCGGTCGTGAATCTTGCGGGCTTGCGCTTGAAGAAGTGAACGCTTGCACGTACCAGTGCGAAATTCCGGTGCCGGGACTTATGAGCTTGAATCTTGGACAAGCGGTCTCGATTAGCTTGTACGAACTTTGCCGTTCCGGGGCACTCGCGAACGGCGAGGGCCGCGCGAAGCGCACAACGCGAGGCGTTGCCGAAACGGGTCCTGCAACTATTCAGCAGATTGATGGCTTCAAGAAGTTCCTTGACCGTTATTTGACGGGCCAGTATCACGATCAGGCTTGGCGCGATAGCTTCCTCAACACGCTCTTGCAGCGCTTGCACCCGACGCGTAACGAACTCTCGGCGCTGTTCGGACTTTTGCGCAATTTGGCTGGCAAGCCCGCTCGCTTGGAACATGCCGCCGAAAAGGCTGCAAAGCAGGCATCGCAGAATGCTGAACAGGATGAAACTCAAAAGGCGGACTGCTCGCAGAAATCCGAGTAGCAATACCGCTGGAGATGGACATGTACGAAATATTGCCCTACAGTCACGAACTGGAACAGCGCTGGGATCGCTTTGTCATGGAAAATTCCATGAACGGAACGTTTTTGCAGACGCGCAAGTTCTTGAACTACCATCCAGAAGGTCGGTTCAAGGACGCTTCGTTCTTTGTCGAAAAGAGCGGTATCATCGTGGCTGTCGTTCCTGGCTGTAATGTCGATGGCAAATTCGTATCGCATCAGGGGTCCACTTTCGGTGGCCCCGTTATCTCCAAAGATTTTTATTCGGGCAACAAGATTCTTGAAATCATCAAGACGATTGATGATCACATTGCCCAAAATTTCAAAAGCGTAAAGCTAAAACCGACGTCGCAGATTTTTGCAACGATGCCGACGGATATGCTGGATTACGCTTTGGAACATGCGGGTTACTGCCGCCATACGGAACTCAGCTGCTATACGCCGCTTGCTCAAGATGTTGATCCGCTTGAAGCCTGCAAGCGTGAATGTCGCCATAACTTTAGACAAGCTGAAAAATTGAATTTGACCTACGGCGAGATTCCCGATAGCGAAATGGAAACATTTTACGATTTCCTGGTGCTTTCTAAGGCTCGCCACAACACGACGCCCGTCCATTCCTTAGCTGAACTGCACGACCTTAAACGGAGATTTCCAAAAGAAATTTTATTCCGTGGTGTTTGGCAGAACGGCGAATACCTTTCGGGAATGATGATTTTCTATTTCAAACAGGTAAAGGTTTTCCATTTCCAGTACCTTGCTCCCGATGATTCTAAACGCGAAACGAACGCTACAACGGCGCTGTTTGTGAATGCCATGCGAGAAGCCGCTCAAGCGGGCTGCGAAAAATTCTCTTGGGGAATTTCGACTGAAGATGGCGGCGCGTATTTAAACGAGAATCTCTATCGTTTTAAAGAGTCGTTCGGCGCACTTCCTTGCGTGAACGCGAGATACGAGAAATGAGTTACTAGTTGTTGGTCCTTAGTCAATAGTTTTTAGTTTTGCAAACGTGTAATCGAAAATCTCTAATGACCATTGACCAATAACTATTGACTAAACTCTAATCCCTATTTACTTCTTTAACAAAATCCTCATACTCGTAGATGTAATCGGATTCATCGTAATGCTCGGAGGCGAGCACCATGCAGACGGCGCCCGAAGAGAAGTTTTCGATTTCGCGCCAGTGCATTGTCGGGATGTAAAGCCCGTGGTAGGAACGGTTCAGGGAATATTTGGAACGCGTCTTGCCGTCGTCCAGAATCACGTCAAAGCTACCGCTTGCCGCAATGATCAGCTGACGTAGCTTGCGATGGGCATGGCCACCGCGGGTCGTTCCGCCCGGGACGTCGTACAGGTAGTACACGCGCTTGATATCAAACGGGATGAGTTCGCCGCCTTCGACAACACTCAAGTTGCCTCGCTGGTCGTGAGCGATAGGGATATCAATTAAACGCGGTTCTTTAAGCTGTTCTTCGTTCCATTCCATGCCCTTAATATAACAAAACCTTTTTGAAATGAAATGATTTGCTTGAAAAATATAATGTATGGCGCCCCCGGAACAAATGCGAGTACGAGAAATAATGGATCCCCTCCCTGACGGTCGAGGATGACGGGGCCGGGGTGACAATGTGAGCCAACTTATCTCCAGTGCTTCAGTTGCGAGAGGTGCGAATCAAAGAACTTGCGTCTTTCTGCATCGGGCGTGTTGTCGGGATTTGGCATGTGCGAAAGCAAAAAGTCAAGCAATGTGTCTTTGCTTGTGTAGGCAAACTTGCCACCGTCATAGCACCACTTGCAGTAATCTTCGTTGAAAGAGCCGTCCGTTTCGCGGCTGATCATGGCATCGTCACCGAGCGGCATGCCGCAGCACTGGCAAAAGAGCTGGCGCGGAGCGCCGAGCAGCGTGTTGATGGAAACGTTGAATTCCTTTGAAAGCACTTTGAGCATTTCTGTGTTTGGCTGAGTTTCTCCGGTTTCCCAGCGGCTAATGGCCTGGCGTGTCACGTGAATGCGTTCTGCCATTTGGTCTTGCGTAAGGTTGTGCTTTTCGCGGATGTTCTTCAAAATCTCCTGGGTCTTCATTGAATCTCCTTTGTTCGATTACGGAGTCAAATATACCAACGCTCTAGCGCAAAATCAAGAAACAGGCTGTTGCGTTGTGTAAAATGTAAATGGGTTGTTAGTTGTTTGAATTAGTAATTCGGAATCTGAATCTTGGGCATCTTCAGGTTCAATGGGCGGTACAGTTCGTCGTATAAATCCTGAAGTTCCTTTTTCTTGAAATCGTAAAGGCGGTATGTTCCTATGACGCTTCTCGCTGTGTCTAGGTTGCCGAGATTTCTTCCAACTTGGATGTGCTTGAAACCGGCTGTTTTTATAGCCCGCATAAGGGAACGTAGCTCGTAAAGATAGTCCTTGTTAAAGCCATCTTCCAGTATCAGGACAATCCAGTCCTTGTCTGGAAATTCGAATCGTGTGCGCACTGTGGCGAGGTCCTTGGCGATGACGTTAAAGGCCGATAGAGGCTTTATTCTTGCATTAGGGTAGTCTTTGTCACGGATGGCCTTGATGGAATCAGATGGCTTTGCTCCGCGGCGCCCTTCTCCGGGGAATGCGATGAAGGCCCCGCTGGAATCAGTGATATATTCTTTGTTGGAATCGGAGTAAAGGCCCCAGATTATTTTGCCCGGGTCTTCTTCCGATTCTTTTTGGATGGCGACATAATCTACATTTGGCTTTCTCTTGGGAAAATCATCAGATGATGGATCGACGAGTTCCTTTAGAACGGTGTAGTAGGTGTTCGGCATGAAACCGCCCCTTGCGCCAATGACGAAGAAACTGTCTTTTTTTACGGCGACAGCCAAATGCAGCAGGCTGGAATCGCTTTTTTCAAAGGAAACTTGGACTTTCTCAAATACGGCACCTTTGATGCTGCCTTTTGGCCGTTCTTTCGCGGATGTGTTCGATACGGCAAGTATAGTTATGATTGCAAAAAGAATGAACCTGTTCATACGTTTTACTTAAAGATAAAACTTTGTATATTTACGGCATGACCGCAAAGACTATAAAAATACAATATCTCAATGAATCGATTCCGAAACTCGCTTACATTGGTGGCAAATCGGACTGGATAGACCTTGCCGCCGCAGAAACGGTGACGCTCAAGGCGGGCGAATTCCGCCTGATTCATCTAGGTGTTGCAATGAAGTTGCCTGAAGGCTACGAGGCACATATCGCTCCGCGCAGTTCCACGTTTAAAAACTTTGGAATTTTACAGGTAAATTCTGTAGGCGTGGTCGATTCGAGCTACTGCGGTGCAAACGACTGGTGGAAAATGCCTGTTTACGCCACCCGCGACGTGACCATCGAGAAAGGGAGCCGCATTGCGCAGTTCCGCATCATGGAAATCCAGCCGACGCTCACCTTCGAGGAATGCCCGCTTGACGGCGCCGACCGCGGTGGTTTTGGAAGTACAGGAATTTAGGGACCCCACACATATTCCCCCTTCTCATACCTACAATTTTTACATGAATTTCACTGTCTACTTCCTACTTCCTACATCCTACTTTCCTATATTTTCCACGCAAAAATTTTAAACAAGGACATTGTTATGGCAAAGATTGCTATTCTCGGTTACGGTAACCTCGGTCGCGGTGTGGAATGCGCTGTGAAGCAGGCTCCGGATATGGAACTCGTCGCTGTTTTCACGCGTCGCGATCCGTCGACGGTGAAGATCCAGACGGCTGGTGTTCCGGTGTTGAACGTCTCTGAAATGGAAGCATGGAAGGACAAGGTTGACGTGCTCATCATTTGCGGTGGCTCTGCTACGGATCTGCCGGTGCTCACTCCGAAGTACGCTTCTATGTTCAACGTGATCGACTCCTTCGACACGCACACTAAGATTCCGCAGCACTTCGCTGCTGTTGACGCTGCAGCCAAGGGCGCAAACAAGATTGCTATGATCTCTGTCGGTTGGGACCCGGGTATGTTCAGCTTGAACCGCGTGTATGCTCAGTCCATCCTTCCGGAAGGCAAGGACTACACGTTCTGGGGCAAGGGTGTTTCTCAGGGCCACAGCGATGCTGTTCGCCGCATCAAGGGTGTGAAGAACGCCAAGCAGTACACCTGCCCGGTGGAATCTGCTCTCGAAGCCGTGCGTAGCGGTTCCATGCCGGAACTCACGACTCGCCAGAAGCACACTCGTCTCGTTTACGTTGTTGCAGAAGAAGGTGCAGACAAGGCTTACATCGAAAACGCCATCAAGACGATGCCGAACTACTTCGATGAATACGACACCACGGTCAACTTCATCAGCGAAGAAGAATTCAACAAGAACCACAGCGGCCTCGCTCACGGTGGTTTCGTGATCCGTACCGGCAAGACCGGCATGAACAAGGAACACACGCACGTGATCGAATACAGCCTGAAGCTCGATTCCAACCCGGAATTCACGACGAGCGTTCTCGTGGCTTACGCCCGCGCCGCTCTCCGCATGAAGGCTAACGGCCAGACCGGTTGCAAGACTGTTCTCGACGTTCCGCCTGCATACCTCAGCACCTTGAGCGACGAAGACCTCCGCGCTCATTGCTTGTAATAAGACCGCACGGCTCTATCGTAAGATAGAACCTCCGTCTTCGCCTTGTTCCCACCTTCGACGACTCATTGATACGAGTTGCCTACGGCTCACGGTAAAGAACAAAGATCCCCGCCTGCGCGGGGATGACATTGTGGAAAAAATTGCCTCGGGTTAACCCGAGGCTTTTCTGTATAAAACAAGTCTTTTGTGTGGCTTGTTGGAGAGTCTTTTTGTATAATGGACAGAAGAAATTTTTATTTTGGGGGTGAAAGTTTCTATAGTTGAAACGGGAGAATCCTATGCGTGTGTTTTTGAGAAAGATTTTTTTGCTGACTGCGATTGTTATATGTGGTCTTGTTTTTGATTCTTGTGCTATGATTTTTTCAGTGAGCCGTCCTGATCTTTCGCAAAAAGAATATACTGCCTTGATTATAAATGATAAAAAGGCTGCACAATGCTATGTGGAAGAAACAAGAGTCGGGATGATTATTTTGG is a window from the Fibrobacter sp. UWB4 genome containing:
- a CDS encoding GNAT family N-acetyltransferase — its product is MYEILPYSHELEQRWDRFVMENSMNGTFLQTRKFLNYHPEGRFKDASFFVEKSGIIVAVVPGCNVDGKFVSHQGSTFGGPVISKDFYSGNKILEIIKTIDDHIAQNFKSVKLKPTSQIFATMPTDMLDYALEHAGYCRHTELSCYTPLAQDVDPLEACKRECRHNFRQAEKLNLTYGEIPDSEMETFYDFLVLSKARHNTTPVHSLAELHDLKRRFPKEILFRGVWQNGEYLSGMMIFYFKQVKVFHFQYLAPDDSKRETNATTALFVNAMREAAQAGCEKFSWGISTEDGGAYLNENLYRFKESFGALPCVNARYEK
- a CDS encoding FdtA/QdtA family cupin domain-containing protein, which gives rise to MEWNEEQLKEPRLIDIPIAHDQRGNLSVVEGGELIPFDIKRVYYLYDVPGGTTRGGHAHRKLRQLIIAASGSFDVILDDGKTRSKYSLNRSYHGLYIPTMHWREIENFSSGAVCMVLASEHYDESDYIYEYEDFVKEVNRD
- a CDS encoding dUTP diphosphatase, with product MTAKTIKIQYLNESIPKLAYIGGKSDWIDLAAAETVTLKAGEFRLIHLGVAMKLPEGYEAHIAPRSSTFKNFGILQVNSVGVVDSSYCGANDWWKMPVYATRDVTIEKGSRIAQFRIMEIQPTLTFEECPLDGADRGGFGSTGI
- a CDS encoding GIY-YIG nuclease family protein — protein: MPNSYYTYIMTNQSNTTLYIGVTNNIERRALEHIEGFGAAFTSKYKINKLVYFERYTEVLDAIKREKQLKGWKREKKVMLINQMNPEWNNLMQE
- a CDS encoding UDP-3-O-acyl-N-acetylglucosamine deacetylase; protein product: MKKDSRKSPREWEFSSASLSYGKANVKIELQEYNPQLEPRVEWRVGGRSFYSTDCVKCFTDLKFSVARTAIYESGEGAHALKLASPEHLAPVFLMWPSRRFVVDVACNEESDKGCVAEVPLMDGSALPFFSEFRRNVGAPEELAFYDVPLHDEWDLFRTDVDVAQAQKPYGSVKITPSEAFEVEYILERNENGRVFKSAANVSIYSAEDLYNVFVARTFILKNEFDEARKAGLLGGVDESCGLLLDNSPEASAPAFRVADEPARHKILDLLGDLCFAKPALPKVRLEIINGGHLSHRTILEKVLPYALQ
- a CDS encoding RNA methyltransferase, which translates into the protein MRKFRIVLVEPEHPHNVGFVARAMHCYALPELYIVYPKRDKVLDKSYHTAANSHDILDNAKVVHKFEDAIGDCSCAVAYSRRIFASSIKHTMVQNLSDMLPEDGTIALVFGRESCGLALEEVNACTYQCEIPVPGLMSLNLGQAVSISLYELCRSGALANGEGRAKRTTRGVAETGPATIQQIDGFKKFLDRYLTGQYHDQAWRDSFLNTLLQRLHPTRNELSALFGLLRNLAGKPARLEHAAEKAAKQASQNAEQDETQKADCSQKSE
- the fabZ gene encoding 3-hydroxyacyl-ACP dehydratase FabZ, with product MLYNEEQVHALLPQKAPFAFVDEIQEITEGDQPSIVAVWHVTGKEKFFDGHFPNNPVLPGVIQIESMAQAATLLTMIAKKADVEGKRPAFMGVENCRFRAPVIPPQDLTLKATLVMARHGIYKYTGEIWQGETLICNASFSAAMV
- a CDS encoding sugar phosphate nucleotidyltransferase; this encodes MTRADDKLNVLILAAGLGTRLRPLTSEIPKPLVRIYDKSILEIQMERAKSLGDVRLHANAHYLADQIVSEGKRLGFEKVWVETPEILGTAGPLRRIYAAGYRGGLLIMNGDAYCNFDLGAFVRNARNRCEVALLAVDFPKVNTFRVGADGCLAGVAGRFGSEEGFAATFSGISWYSDEALSRIRDGEFDIREFWKQEIAAGCAPFVDMSQLHATWIDMGSPEGLMAAVEARLVECGRNKNEAVVEPGVVIPDGVKIAHSVIFKGAEIQPGETIENEIRGKGFKWVVSGQ
- a CDS encoding zinc ribbon domain-containing protein, encoding MKTQEILKNIREKHNLTQDQMAERIHVTRQAISRWETGETQPNTEMLKVLSKEFNVSINTLLGAPRQLFCQCCGMPLGDDAMISRETDGSFNEDYCKWCYDGGKFAYTSKDTLLDFLLSHMPNPDNTPDAERRKFFDSHLSQLKHWR